The Carnobacterium mobile DSM 4848 genome includes a window with the following:
- the groES gene encoding co-chaperone GroES — protein MLKPLGDRVIIEVAKEEEKTVSGIVLPGSAQEKPQTGSIIAVGEGRILENGTKAELAVKVGDTVLFEKYAGTEVKHNGKDFLVVNERDIIAIVE, from the coding sequence GTGTTAAAACCATTAGGAGATCGTGTTATTATTGAAGTCGCAAAAGAAGAAGAAAAGACTGTCAGCGGGATTGTTTTACCGGGTTCTGCGCAAGAAAAACCTCAAACTGGTTCAATTATTGCAGTAGGTGAAGGCCGTATACTAGAAAACGGAACAAAAGCTGAGTTAGCTGTTAAAGTTGGCGATACAGTTTTATTTGAAAAATATGCGGGAACAGAAGTAAAACACAACGGTAAAGATTTCCTTGTTGTGAATGAACGCGATATTATTGCAATTGTCGAATAA
- a CDS encoding CPBP family intramembrane glutamic endopeptidase: MKNIFRHTEVRMILVYVLSQFLPVLFLAAAPIQYQTEASVYGTIFSFTLGALLMILLNQKSTIHNSITVGPSAGRSEVLKWGLIGIIMAFAAQVLANLIETQLLGLPIDSANTQNILLIVSKYPFYLIIVSIMAPIMEEFVFRKVIFGFFYDLTGGVGAAVISSLLFAFMHQDSHILLYSSMGFVFSYLYIKTKNIATPIIAHVLMNTAVVALNLLQ, from the coding sequence ATGAAAAATATTTTTCGACATACAGAGGTACGGATGATTTTAGTTTATGTCCTCTCTCAATTCTTGCCGGTTCTGTTCTTAGCAGCAGCACCGATTCAATATCAAACAGAAGCAAGTGTTTACGGAACAATTTTCTCCTTTACTCTTGGTGCTTTGTTGATGATACTACTCAATCAAAAATCAACTATTCATAATAGCATCACAGTAGGTCCTTCTGCCGGAAGATCTGAAGTCCTTAAGTGGGGGTTGATTGGAATCATAATGGCTTTTGCTGCACAGGTCCTAGCTAATTTGATTGAAACTCAGTTATTGGGCTTGCCAATAGATTCAGCAAATACTCAAAATATTCTATTAATAGTTAGTAAATATCCTTTCTATTTGATCATTGTCTCCATTATGGCTCCTATTATGGAAGAATTTGTTTTCCGTAAAGTTATCTTCGGCTTTTTTTATGACTTAACAGGCGGTGTTGGGGCAGCTGTTATCAGTTCTTTGTTATTTGCTTTCATGCATCAGGACAGTCATATTTTGCTTTACTCTTCAATGGGCTTTGTCTTTTCATACTTGTATATCAAAACTAAAAACATTGCTACTCCCATTATCGCACATGTGCTGATGAATACTGCTGTTGTCGCGCTCAATTTGCTTCAATGA
- a CDS encoding DUF4305 domain-containing protein: protein MNSKNFIMQIVFNYVMSFIFIWFTINSVSTEGWGIFPVLFVLFATNDFVRASKLLEIYFKIKKGGKPK from the coding sequence ATGAATAGTAAAAACTTTATTATGCAAATCGTTTTTAATTATGTAATGTCTTTTATCTTCATTTGGTTCACGATCAATTCAGTCTCAACAGAAGGCTGGGGAATCTTCCCTGTCTTATTCGTACTATTTGCTACGAATGATTTTGTTCGTGCCTCAAAGCTTTTGGAGATTTATTTTAAAATAAAAAAAGGCGGCAAACCTAAATAA
- a CDS encoding redox-sensing transcriptional repressor Rex — MTNPTVPKATAKRLPIYYRYLRFLHDAGKDRISSTELSEAVKVDSATIRRDFSYFGALGKRGYGYDVEDLMNFFSKTLKQDRLTNVALIGVGNLGHALLNYNFHQSNNMRISAAFDINEEIIGTILSGVPVYPMSEMVEQLKVQQIEVVILTVPTEVAQDTANTLAEAGVKGIMNFTPIRISVPNDMRVQNVDLANELQTLIYFLDHYKKEEA, encoded by the coding sequence ATGACTAATCCAACAGTACCAAAAGCAACCGCTAAAAGACTACCTATTTATTATCGCTATTTACGTTTCTTGCACGATGCTGGAAAAGACCGTATTTCTTCAACGGAGTTAAGCGAAGCAGTAAAAGTTGATAGTGCTACTATCCGTCGTGATTTTTCTTATTTTGGAGCATTAGGAAAAAGAGGATATGGTTATGATGTCGAAGATTTAATGAACTTTTTCAGTAAAACACTAAAGCAGGATCGTTTAACCAATGTGGCTTTGATCGGTGTAGGGAATTTAGGACATGCTTTGTTGAACTACAATTTTCATCAAAGCAACAATATGCGGATCAGTGCTGCTTTTGATATCAATGAAGAAATTATTGGAACGATCTTAAGCGGCGTACCCGTTTACCCTATGAGTGAAATGGTAGAGCAACTTAAAGTGCAGCAAATTGAGGTAGTTATTTTAACAGTCCCTACAGAAGTAGCGCAAGACACTGCAAATACATTAGCTGAAGCGGGAGTGAAGGGCATTATGAACTTTACACCTATTCGTATTTCAGTACCGAATGACATGCGTGTACAAAATGTCGATTTAGCGAATGAATTGCAGACCTTGATTTACTTTTTAGACCATTATAAAAAAGAAGAAGCATAA
- a CDS encoding ATP-binding cassette domain-containing protein produces MILLQVQHVARYFGADVLFENIYLEIQENARIALVGRNGAGKSTLLKMIADVEQPDAGQIIKSKNVTIGYLAQNTGLDSASSIWDEMLKVFEPVIQLEKEMRQTEIQLGDPELLADETLYHKTLARYDQLQHDFRAANGFGYEAEIRSVLHGFRFYEEDYAKDIRQLSGGQKTRLALAKLLLEKRDLLILDEPTNHLDIETLNWLENYLQLYHGALLIVSHDRYFLDKVVNEVYEISRQKITHYKGNYSKYLTLKAAQLEQEWKEYEKQQTEIAKLEDFVNRNLVRASTTKRAQSRRKQLEKMDRMDRPQGDEKSAHFRFQTNKESGNVVLTLTDGAIGYKEHILSAPIELEIRKYDSIALVGPNGIGKSTLLKSLIGDLPLIHGNEQLGANVDLGYYDQEQANLNSKKSVLNELWDEHPTTPEKDIRSILGSFLFTGDDVEKSVSSLSGGEKARLALAKLSLHRDNFLVLDEPTNHLDIDSKEVLENALIDFDGTLLFVSHDRYFINRLATAVVELSEEGSTLYLGDYDYYIEKKAQQEELQQLAEAAEQDKQIGRNASLTNKNHREINKETQKKVRQLSRRIEALESEMSELEQAIEAIELQLTEPEVFGDHIQVQELNGKLTDLQTRNEQLLTEWEEKSIELEELDEQ; encoded by the coding sequence ATGATTTTATTACAAGTTCAGCATGTCGCGCGCTATTTTGGAGCAGATGTGCTTTTTGAAAACATTTATTTAGAAATACAAGAAAATGCTAGAATAGCTTTAGTAGGACGCAACGGTGCTGGAAAATCTACTTTATTAAAAATGATTGCAGATGTTGAACAGCCAGACGCAGGTCAGATTATTAAAAGTAAAAACGTGACGATTGGATACCTGGCACAAAATACCGGCCTAGACTCTGCCAGTTCTATTTGGGATGAAATGTTAAAAGTCTTTGAACCGGTGATCCAATTAGAAAAGGAAATGCGCCAGACAGAGATCCAACTGGGCGACCCAGAGCTGCTGGCAGATGAAACCCTCTATCACAAAACATTAGCCCGTTATGATCAGCTTCAACATGATTTTAGAGCAGCCAATGGTTTCGGCTATGAAGCTGAAATTCGTTCTGTTTTACATGGTTTTCGTTTTTATGAAGAAGATTATGCAAAAGACATTCGCCAGTTATCTGGAGGCCAAAAAACTCGATTAGCTTTGGCTAAACTATTATTAGAAAAAAGAGATTTATTGATTTTAGATGAGCCGACTAACCATTTAGATATCGAAACGTTAAATTGGCTTGAAAACTATTTGCAACTTTATCATGGAGCGTTATTGATCGTTTCTCATGACCGGTACTTTTTAGACAAAGTCGTTAATGAAGTTTATGAAATCAGCCGACAGAAAATAACCCATTATAAAGGCAATTATTCCAAATATTTAACTCTAAAAGCTGCACAACTGGAACAAGAATGGAAAGAATATGAGAAACAACAAACAGAAATTGCTAAATTAGAAGATTTTGTTAACCGTAATTTAGTCAGGGCTTCTACAACTAAACGTGCCCAGAGCCGTCGAAAACAATTGGAAAAAATGGATCGGATGGATCGGCCTCAAGGCGATGAAAAATCAGCACACTTTCGTTTTCAAACCAATAAAGAAAGCGGAAATGTGGTCTTAACTTTAACGGATGGTGCTATTGGATACAAAGAACACATTTTATCTGCCCCCATTGAATTAGAGATTCGAAAATATGATTCAATTGCGTTGGTTGGTCCAAATGGAATTGGAAAATCTACTTTGTTAAAGTCTTTGATTGGTGATTTGCCTTTAATTCATGGCAACGAGCAGCTAGGAGCTAATGTTGATTTAGGGTATTATGACCAAGAACAAGCAAACCTCAATTCTAAAAAATCGGTGCTCAATGAATTATGGGACGAGCATCCCACTACACCTGAAAAAGATATCCGCAGTATTTTGGGTAGTTTTTTATTTACAGGCGATGATGTAGAAAAAAGTGTTTCCAGCCTAAGCGGAGGCGAAAAAGCGCGATTAGCTTTAGCTAAATTATCCTTGCACCGTGATAATTTTCTAGTATTGGATGAACCGACTAACCATTTGGATATCGACAGTAAGGAAGTCTTGGAAAATGCGTTGATTGATTTTGACGGTACCCTTTTATTCGTTTCTCATGACCGTTATTTTATTAACCGTTTAGCTACAGCGGTAGTCGAATTATCTGAAGAAGGAAGTACCCTTTACCTAGGGGATTATGATTATTATATTGAGAAAAAAGCACAGCAAGAAGAATTGCAACAGCTAGCAGAAGCGGCCGAACAAGACAAACAAATTGGCAGAAACGCCTCTTTAACAAACAAAAACCATCGGGAAATAAATAAAGAGACGCAAAAAAAAGTTCGTCAATTAAGCAGAAGAATCGAAGCACTTGAAAGTGAAATGTCTGAATTGGAACAAGCGATCGAAGCGATTGAACTTCAATTGACCGAACCTGAAGTTTTTGGAGATCATATCCAGGTTCAAGAACTCAATGGAAAATTGACGGATCTCCAAACAAGAAATGAACAGCTCTTAACGGAATGGGAAGAAAAAAGCATCGAACTAGAAGAACTTGATGAGCAATAA
- the tsaD gene encoding tRNA (adenosine(37)-N6)-threonylcarbamoyltransferase complex transferase subunit TsaD, whose protein sequence is MRPEQNLILAIETSCDETSVAVVENGERMLSNIVASQIKSHMRFGGVVPEIASRHHVEQITQCIEEAMEEASVSYKDLSAVAVTYGPGLVGALLIGVNAAKALAYAHDLPLIAVNHMAGHIYANRLIQPLVFPLLALVVSGGHTELVYMEKDGDFKIIGETRDDAAGEAYDKIGRVLGLPYPGGKRIDEMAHQGKDSYHFPRAMLKEDNYDFSFSGLKSAFINLVHNTAQKNEEVDKNDLAASFQASVIEVLVKKTIRAAKELGVKQLVLAGGVAANQGLREELITTMKQELPDVELLIPPLSLCGDNAAMIGAAAYVEYNRQQFAGYDLNAQPGLTFDSFEEQIVNK, encoded by the coding sequence ATGAGGCCTGAACAAAATTTAATTTTAGCCATTGAAACGAGTTGTGATGAAACGAGTGTTGCTGTCGTCGAAAACGGAGAACGAATGTTGTCTAATATTGTAGCGTCACAGATTAAAAGCCACATGCGTTTTGGTGGCGTCGTACCGGAAATCGCGAGTCGGCACCATGTTGAACAAATCACTCAGTGTATTGAAGAAGCTATGGAAGAAGCAAGTGTTTCTTACAAAGACTTATCAGCAGTTGCTGTAACGTATGGACCGGGATTAGTAGGAGCTTTATTGATCGGCGTTAATGCGGCTAAGGCATTGGCTTATGCTCATGACTTGCCTTTGATCGCCGTTAATCATATGGCAGGACATATCTACGCTAATCGGTTGATTCAGCCATTAGTTTTTCCGTTACTAGCTTTAGTCGTCAGTGGCGGACACACTGAATTAGTGTACATGGAAAAAGATGGAGATTTCAAGATTATTGGAGAAACACGAGACGATGCTGCCGGAGAAGCTTATGATAAAATTGGACGAGTCTTAGGTTTGCCTTACCCAGGCGGTAAGCGGATCGACGAAATGGCTCATCAAGGAAAAGATTCGTACCATTTTCCGCGGGCTATGTTGAAAGAAGATAATTACGATTTTAGTTTTAGCGGGTTAAAAAGTGCGTTTATCAATTTGGTTCATAATACCGCTCAAAAAAATGAAGAAGTAGACAAAAATGATTTAGCAGCTAGTTTTCAAGCAAGTGTAATTGAAGTGTTAGTCAAAAAAACAATACGTGCTGCAAAAGAGTTAGGAGTCAAACAGTTGGTTTTGGCTGGAGGAGTAGCGGCCAATCAAGGATTGCGAGAAGAATTGATCACAACAATGAAGCAAGAACTGCCTGATGTTGAGCTTTTGATCCCTCCATTGTCGCTTTGCGGGGACAATGCTGCTATGATTGGTGCAGCTGCTTACGTAGAGTACAATCGGCAACAATTTGCCGGTTATGACTTGAATGCACAGCCTGGTTTAACTTTTGATAGTTTTGAAGAGCAGATAGTGAACAAATAA
- the rimI gene encoding ribosomal protein S18-alanine N-acetyltransferase encodes MDLTNETMEKIQFIFPEKELITSERVYQIAEESYPNGSPWSVTNFQTDLDTSLAGYGFAVKDEKAIGFIGYRHFLGEAEITNFGVNQLFKQQGIGSRLMAACLSHLDEQGMKQLFLEVRASNQSARTVYQKFGLKEVAIRKNYYRDPNEDAVVMQYIKPEEE; translated from the coding sequence ATGGATTTAACGAATGAGACAATGGAAAAAATCCAATTTATTTTTCCAGAAAAAGAACTTATTACGAGTGAGCGAGTGTATCAGATAGCAGAAGAAAGTTATCCAAATGGTTCGCCTTGGTCAGTAACCAATTTTCAAACGGATTTGGATACTTCGCTTGCAGGATACGGCTTTGCAGTCAAAGATGAAAAAGCAATCGGTTTTATCGGCTATCGTCATTTTTTAGGAGAAGCGGAGATCACTAATTTTGGTGTAAATCAACTGTTTAAACAACAAGGAATCGGCAGTCGTCTAATGGCTGCTTGTTTATCGCATTTAGATGAACAAGGAATGAAACAGCTGTTTTTAGAAGTCCGTGCGAGTAACCAGTCGGCGCGGACAGTGTACCAAAAATTTGGTTTGAAAGAAGTAGCAATACGCAAAAACTATTACCGTGATCCAAATGAAGATGCGGTAGTCATGCAATACATCAAGCCAGAAGAAGAATAA
- the rimI gene encoding ribosomal protein S18-alanine N-acetyltransferase yields the protein MLRKFREWLETEQSIWSIGEQQVSNGNLAEIIRLSAVKQTLKDGRIVEVRIATVDDIPDIVRIQELSYNGTAPWNATALEHEIKRNRRALYLIASLESQTVAFVGTWFVEGEAHITNLAVVPTERQKGLAYYLLKEIEQLAEQQGMHQLSLEVRVSNTTAQSLYRKLGFKAGKVKKDYYAGDHEDALEMSKPILRKRDIHGFNE from the coding sequence ATGTTGAGAAAATTTAGGGAATGGTTGGAGACTGAGCAATCAATATGGAGCATAGGAGAACAGCAGGTATCAAATGGGAATTTAGCTGAAATAATCCGCTTATCAGCTGTAAAACAGACTTTAAAAGATGGACGGATAGTGGAAGTAAGGATTGCAACAGTTGATGATATACCGGATATTGTCCGAATACAAGAGTTAAGTTATAATGGAACCGCCCCTTGGAACGCAACTGCTTTAGAACATGAGATCAAACGCAATAGACGAGCATTGTATTTAATTGCAAGTCTTGAAAGCCAAACGGTTGCTTTTGTGGGCACTTGGTTTGTTGAAGGGGAGGCCCATATTACGAATCTTGCCGTAGTTCCAACAGAACGGCAAAAAGGCCTGGCCTATTATTTGTTAAAAGAAATTGAGCAATTGGCAGAACAACAAGGTATGCATCAGTTGAGTTTAGAAGTTCGTGTTTCAAATACAACGGCTCAGAGTCTCTACCGGAAACTAGGATTTAAGGCGGGGAAAGTCAAAAAAGACTATTATGCTGGCGACCATGAAGATGCATTGGAAATGAGTAAACCTATTTTAAGAAAGCGTGATATACATGGATTTAACGAATGA
- the tsaB gene encoding tRNA (adenosine(37)-N6)-threonylcarbamoyltransferase complex dimerization subunit type 1 TsaB: MKLLAIDSSNQVMSVAVLEDRKLIGEVTTNVKGNHSQRLMPAIETIMKEAGWKPTELDRIVVAKGPGSYTGLRIGVTIAKTLAWTLDKEIVGVSSLAVLAGNCEESPHYLVPLFDARRGNIYTGVYQWQAGKLVQIEPDTHISAEAWASYLTKFTGTIELIGEDRLLHVTTFEQQLADRVISAPLKDHLSKASVLGLLGRTKKPEDVHTLTPDYLKLAEAEENWRKEHPDRLEESYVEKI; encoded by the coding sequence ATGAAGCTATTGGCAATTGATTCCTCTAATCAAGTAATGAGTGTGGCGGTTTTAGAAGACCGCAAATTGATTGGAGAAGTTACTACGAATGTAAAAGGCAATCACAGTCAGCGTTTAATGCCAGCAATTGAAACAATCATGAAAGAAGCTGGTTGGAAACCGACCGAATTGGATCGAATAGTTGTCGCTAAAGGACCTGGATCTTATACCGGTTTAAGAATTGGTGTGACGATTGCGAAAACATTGGCCTGGACTTTGGATAAAGAAATTGTAGGTGTTTCAAGTCTAGCCGTGTTAGCAGGAAACTGCGAAGAATCTCCGCATTATCTTGTACCATTATTTGATGCACGTCGCGGAAATATCTACACGGGAGTATATCAATGGCAAGCTGGGAAATTGGTTCAAATTGAACCAGATACCCATATTTCAGCTGAAGCATGGGCCAGTTACTTAACCAAATTTACTGGGACGATCGAATTGATTGGCGAAGACCGTTTGTTACATGTAACGACTTTTGAACAACAGTTGGCCGATCGCGTTATTTCTGCGCCTTTGAAAGACCATTTGTCTAAAGCAAGTGTGCTAGGACTGTTAGGAAGAACAAAAAAGCCAGAAGATGTCCATACGTTAACACCCGATTATTTAAAATTGGCAGAAGCGGAGGAAAATTGGCGCAAAGAACATCCGGATCGGCTGGAGGAATCGTATGTTGAGAAAATTTAG
- a CDS encoding CsbD family protein, with protein sequence MADKDNGMKDKLKGVKDKAVGAAKDAYGDATNDLGKQAEGKAQKGKGEVEKKVGDAKKETNDRMDDRTDRA encoded by the coding sequence ATGGCAGACAAAGATAACGGTATGAAGGACAAATTAAAAGGTGTCAAAGATAAAGCAGTCGGTGCTGCAAAAGACGCTTACGGTGACGCCACTAACGACCTAGGCAAGCAAGCTGAAGGTAAAGCCCAAAAAGGCAAAGGCGAAGTAGAGAAAAAAGTAGGCGACGCTAAAAAAGAAACAAATGATCGTATGGACGACCGTACAGATCGCGCATAA
- a CDS encoding NAD-dependent epimerase/dehydratase family protein — protein sequence MARILITGATGTIGKVITQHLKKQHELTLVDIHFDDVDKQLLEGTKTKDLDLSLEENWEGLLDGIEYVLHLAGDPSPDAEFYGSLLDLNYKIPYNLFHQATLDSVHIKRIIFASSIHAVDAYPANVQVHVNQPVRPADLYGVSKAYVEALASYYAFTKGQETIGIRIGDFKESGKPAPNTGPDGLANFLSARDFCHLIDCTLSANLQEPFLLVNGISNNTFPRLDIDQARVAVGYQPQDNAFEMKG from the coding sequence ATGGCTCGTATTTTAATTACAGGCGCAACTGGAACGATTGGAAAAGTAATCACACAACATTTAAAAAAACAGCATGAGCTTACTTTAGTTGATATTCACTTTGACGATGTTGATAAGCAATTACTGGAAGGAACCAAAACAAAAGATTTAGATTTATCGCTCGAAGAAAATTGGGAAGGCTTACTTGATGGCATAGAGTATGTTTTGCATTTAGCCGGTGATCCTAGTCCAGATGCAGAATTTTATGGATCGTTACTCGATTTAAACTACAAAATTCCTTACAATTTATTTCATCAGGCAACTCTAGATTCTGTGCATATAAAACGGATCATTTTCGCCAGTTCCATCCATGCAGTGGATGCTTATCCTGCAAATGTACAAGTCCACGTCAATCAACCTGTTCGTCCTGCTGATTTATACGGAGTCTCTAAAGCGTATGTAGAAGCTTTAGCCAGTTATTATGCTTTTACGAAAGGACAAGAAACTATCGGTATTCGTATTGGAGATTTTAAAGAAAGTGGCAAACCTGCACCAAATACTGGACCTGACGGCTTGGCTAACTTCTTATCTGCTCGAGATTTTTGTCATCTAATCGACTGTACATTATCTGCTAATCTTCAAGAGCCTTTTTTATTGGTCAACGGAATTTCAAATAATACTTTTCCACGTCTTGATATTGATCAGGCTCGTGTGGCTGTCGGTTATCAGCCGCAAGATAATGCATTCGAAATGAAAGGTTAA
- a CDS encoding RluA family pseudouridine synthase, which translates to MRKQYSKETIKKSKKSERTHKQQDSKTKDYLVKEPTELLPFLLQEKVKNSRNSVKSVLTRGQVWVDGKNIKQHNHPLLPGQTVSIVANKAALKEEALTGISILHEDEAIIVINKEAGMLSMASKNEQDLTAYRQLTTYVRKEHPKNRIFVVHRLDRDTSGVMLFAKSEAVKTKLQENWTTMVKERIYTALVEGVVRDEENTITSWLTENKAMHVFSTSYDNGGKKAVTHYKKIRSNNEFTLLEVQLETGRKNQIRVHMEEIGHPVVGDKKYGSTVNPLKRLGLHATTLAIIHPTSGELMQFKTKIPKVFLQFSK; encoded by the coding sequence ATGAGAAAACAGTACAGCAAAGAAACTATTAAAAAAAGTAAAAAGTCAGAAAGAACGCATAAGCAACAAGATAGTAAAACAAAAGACTACCTTGTCAAAGAACCAACGGAATTACTGCCTTTCTTATTACAAGAAAAGGTTAAAAATAGTAGAAATTCGGTGAAATCTGTCTTGACGAGAGGGCAAGTGTGGGTAGATGGCAAAAACATTAAACAGCATAATCATCCTTTGCTTCCAGGACAAACGGTCTCTATAGTTGCGAATAAAGCAGCACTCAAAGAAGAAGCGTTGACAGGAATCAGTATATTACATGAAGATGAGGCTATAATTGTTATTAACAAAGAAGCAGGGATGCTGTCTATGGCCTCTAAAAATGAACAGGACTTGACAGCTTATCGTCAACTAACTACTTATGTTAGAAAAGAACACCCTAAAAACCGGATTTTTGTTGTTCATCGATTAGATAGAGATACCTCAGGTGTCATGCTATTTGCAAAAAGCGAAGCAGTAAAGACTAAATTACAAGAAAACTGGACAACCATGGTAAAAGAAAGAATTTATACTGCTTTGGTTGAAGGAGTCGTGCGTGATGAAGAAAATACGATCACTTCTTGGCTAACAGAAAATAAAGCTATGCATGTCTTTTCCACTTCTTACGATAATGGCGGGAAGAAAGCTGTAACGCATTACAAAAAGATACGCTCCAATAATGAGTTTACTTTATTGGAAGTTCAATTGGAAACTGGTCGAAAAAACCAAATCCGAGTTCATATGGAAGAAATAGGCCATCCAGTAGTAGGAGACAAAAAGTATGGCTCTACTGTTAATCCATTAAAACGCTTAGGACTGCATGCCACAACATTAGCCATTATCCACCCTACCTCTGGAGAGTTGATGCAATTCAAAACAAAAATCCCAAAAGTCTTTTTACAATTTTCGAAATAA
- a CDS encoding LacI family DNA-binding transcriptional regulator — MATIKDIADKANVSSATVSRVLNYDETLSVGDETKKRIFEAAEALDYTKYQQKKAKKNGKIAIVQWYTEKEELDDLYYLSIRLGVEKRAEEEGYSVERHFQNTAFEISSDIEGIVAIGKFSDSQIEQLALWTKNICFVDFDVLGYKLDSVVVDFEQAVYSVMKYFIGKGHQRIGFIGGQETYDDPAQTPVDKRTILVENYLRQQNIYDKKYMFIGAFNVSAGYQLMKQALQELDDDLPPAFFIANDALAIGALRALQEAEVSVPEQVEVIGFNDISVAKYVYPTLSTVKVYTEIMGEAGFDLLLDRINSDRKVAKKITLSTDLILRESTN, encoded by the coding sequence GTGGCAACAATCAAAGACATTGCTGATAAAGCAAATGTTTCCAGCGCAACAGTTTCTAGGGTGTTGAATTACGATGAGACATTGTCAGTCGGAGATGAGACAAAAAAACGGATTTTTGAAGCTGCTGAAGCTTTAGATTATACCAAATACCAGCAAAAGAAAGCCAAAAAGAATGGAAAAATAGCTATTGTACAATGGTATACGGAAAAAGAAGAACTCGATGACCTTTACTACTTGTCGATTCGATTAGGCGTTGAAAAACGTGCGGAAGAAGAAGGGTATAGTGTTGAACGGCACTTTCAAAATACTGCCTTTGAGATCAGTTCGGATATTGAAGGCATAGTCGCTATTGGAAAATTCAGTGATTCTCAAATAGAACAATTAGCATTATGGACTAAAAATATTTGTTTTGTTGATTTTGATGTATTGGGATATAAGCTGGACTCAGTGGTAGTGGACTTCGAGCAAGCAGTTTATTCCGTAATGAAGTATTTTATTGGAAAAGGTCATCAGCGTATCGGTTTTATTGGCGGTCAAGAAACTTATGACGATCCGGCACAAACACCTGTGGATAAACGTACAATTTTAGTCGAAAATTATTTACGCCAGCAAAACATATACGATAAAAAGTATATGTTTATTGGAGCATTTAATGTATCAGCAGGTTATCAATTGATGAAGCAGGCTCTTCAGGAATTAGACGATGATCTGCCTCCAGCCTTTTTTATTGCCAATGATGCTTTGGCAATTGGGGCCTTACGTGCGTTGCAAGAAGCGGAGGTTTCAGTGCCAGAGCAAGTCGAAGTAATTGGATTTAATGACATCAGCGTAGCCAAATACGTGTACCCAACTTTGAGTACGGTAAAAGTGTATACAGAGATAATGGGGGAAGCCGGATTTGATTTGCTGCTCGATCGGATAAACTCAGATCGGAAAGTTGCAAAAAAAATCACTTTATCCACAGATTTGATTTTACGTGAAAGTACCAACTAA